GGACGGAAGCAGATTCCCGGCCCACTCGGTGGTGACCGCCATGATGGATCCAGAGGGCAGAATCTCTGGTTTTGTGGAGATTGTTGGAGACCTTACCCGCAGGAGGCTTTTGGAAAAAGAACTGAGGGAAACCAAAGAGTTCCTGGAAAACGTGATGGCCAGCTCTGTGGACGGTATAGTCACCACGGACCTCAAGGGACACATCACCTTCCTAAACCGTGGAATGGAAGAGATGCTGGGCTTTAGTAAGGCGGAGCTTCTTGGAACCCATATCTCAAGACTTTATGTCAAGGGTATCCAGGAGGCCAGACAAATAATGGAGATCCTCAGATCCCAACAAAGGGTAGAGAACTACGAGATGCAGATCCTGCGCAAGGACCAAGAGGTGCTTTCCATCATCAACTCAGCTTCTCTTCTCAGAGATGGCGAGGGCAATGTGATAGGCACGGTGGGGGTTTTCAAGGACTTGACCCAGCAGAAGAAATTGGAGGCCAAGCTCAAGGAGACCCAGGCCCATCTGGTGGAGGCTTCCAAATTGAGGGCCTTGGGAGAGCTGGTGGCAGGAGTGGCCCACGAGCTCAACAATCCTCTGATGGCTTCCCAGACCATTCTCCACGTCATGGAGACGGAACTTCACCAGGATTGCCCCAACAAGAACAGACTGGAGGTCATCAGGCGTTGCAATGACAGGATAGCCAGGATAGTGGATCACTTGCGGGAATTCTCAAGGCAGGCCAGACCAGAGCTGAGGCCCACAGACATAAATCTTCCCATTGAAAACGCCCTACTCATAACAGGCCAGCAGCTCTTGGATCATCAGATTCACCTGGAAAGAAGGCTGGCCCAAGGACTTCCCCCTGTAATGGCTGATCCCAATCAGATGGAACAGGTGCTCTTGAACCTGATCTCCAATGCCAGAGATGCACTGGACGAGAAGCAGGATGCCAAAAATCTGTTGATCGAGACAGGCCTGGAAAAACGTGGCGAAAGCTCCTGGGTGGCGGTGACGGTCAAAGACACAGGGCCAGGGATCCCCCCTGAACTCCTGGAAAAGGTCATGGAGCCCTTCTTCACAACCAAACCTGTGGGACGGGGCACAGGGCTGGGGCTTTCTCTTTGCTTCAAGATTGTGGAGGATCATGGTGGAATGTTGGAAATCAAAAGCCAGGTGGGAATGGGTACCGAGGTCAAGGTTCTCCTTCCGGCCCTGGGTGATGATGCTTCTTAGCCCGAAACGGGCATTGATATCTTGGGGCCATCCGAGAAAATAGCTGGCTCAACTGCTTTGTGTTCAATGAAGCATAGGTTTTCCAGGGGAACTTCCCCGGTGTGGGGATGAAAATGGATAATTGTTGAGGAATGATTCAGGCTTGGGAGGAGCCCTCATGAGCAAGAAAATACTCATTGTGGATGACGACGAGCTGATCTTGATAGCCTTAAGTGAGCTCCTTCGTCCCCAAGGCTATGAGGTCCATACCATTGGAAAACCCCTGGAGGCCTTGGAAAGGCTTGAGAAGGAAAGTTTCGACCTGTTGTTGCTGGATGTTATCATGCCTGAGATGGATGGGTTCGAGCTTTGCCGCAGGATAAGGGAAAAAGAGATTCAGAAAGACACACCCATAATTTTCCTGACAGCCAAAAGCAAAGATGAAGACAGGGAAAAGGCTCTGGAGGTAGGAGCCAATCTTTTCTTGTCCAAGCCCATATCCCCGGACCGGCTTCTGGCCCTCATATCCCAGGCTTTGGGCTGAGTTGTCCTGCCTGGCTGCCAGCCAGCCCCAAGGAGCTCCAGAGCTCCTCCAGCCGCCCACCTGCAGCAAGCCACCTGCCCATTCTTTCTGCCCTGGTTTCACTTTGAGCAGAGAGCCTGGGCGCGGCCCCCTCCAGCTTCTCCAGTGTGGCAAAGGTGTCCTGGAAGGAAAGAACCAGGGGAATATCCATCCTCTTTGCTGCCTCAAGCACAACAGAGGGAGGCCTTCGGCCAGAAGTAAGAATTATTCCCACAGGCCGGGCAGTCCCTTCTATGTCGGGATCCTGTGGCCCCAGGAGCAGGATTCGATTGTAAAACCGTTTGAATAAGGCCATTTCCCCGCTCAGTAGATGGCCTGCTCCCATGCTCCAGCCTGTCACCAACTCCCCTGCCTTGTGCTGGCCCAGGAGCATTTCACCTCGGGTGGCCTTCACCACCTCGGCCAGGGTCCTAGCCGAGATCAAAGGATCATCCGGCACAAAAAAAAGTATCGGCATCTCCCGTCCTGAGAGCCTTGCCCGAATCCCTTGGGAGATCTCCTGCATCTGTTGCGAGGGTATGCGGTTGACCACCACGGCCTTGACCCTTGAACCCAAAAGCGACAGGACAGAAAGCAGGCTGTACACAGTGCGCGGTAAGTCCAAGAAGCGGGTTACCAGAACTAACTCGGCATTGAGCGCCTGCACCAATGATAGATCTGATATGGGTGAGGCTGGATCATCCAGAAAGATCTCCCTACTGCCCAGTATCAGCATGAGGTCTGTCTCTAAAGAGCTGCTCTCCAGTATATGAGCAAGCCTTTGGGCAACCTCTTCTGTGGGGAGTCTTCCAGAGCCGTTTTTTCCTTGGAAAAAAGGACATGTACTCTCCAGGGGTTCTTTACAGCACAGGACTTCACGAAAAAGCTCGCAGTCCTCATCCTGATGCCTTTGCTGCTCCGAATCCGGCCTGGGGAAAAGAGGTTTCAAAAAGCCCACCCTCAAGCCCCTTTGTAACAAGGCCCTGGCAAAGGCCCAAGCCACAAGGCTTCGACCTGCATGGTCCCCTGTGGAGCCCATGAACAGAAGCCTCATCTTTCCCCCTTCCAGGGATGATCTTCCAGGTCCGTGGCCATTATAAGTCAACCCATGGGAAGATCCAAACAGAAGGGGTCTGGTTGCCACTGTTCTGGCACTCGCTTCAGGAAAAATTCCCAGCAGAAGCCCTCCAGGACTTGACACCATGTAAAGAAAACTGGCACTAGCCTCGCTTTTTGTGCAGGGCAAGGGCGCATAGTTCTTTGCTCTGTTCTTGAAGATGTTTTCTTGGGGCCCCAAGGGATTCACTGCTGACTCATGGCAAGATGATTGCAAGGGGATTTAGAAGCTGGATGCTCTGTGGCCATGTTCTTCCCAACCCTTCCCATCGGATCACACACCAGTTAGCCCCACTTGGCAGATGACGGCATTGGATAGTAACCCCTTAGGTGGCCACAGAGCGTCCTTTTCACCTCCTGCGCGCTGGCCCCTGGCTATTTCCATTAGCCTGTGATAACAATGCAATGAATTGGGAGTTTCTCTCCTCAGTGGAAGCCCAGCAGGGAGTCTAGAGCAACTGATTGATCTGAGCACAGGAGGTAAGGCCCATGGCAGAGGAATCCAGGTCCGCCGTTGAATCCCTGTACTTGGAGCAAAGGGTGTTTCCTCCCCCCTCTGAGTTTGCCAGTAAGGCCAGAGTAAAGAGCCTGGAAGAATATCGATCCATGTACAAAAGATCCATGGAAGATCCTGAAGGGTTCTGGGCTCAGATGGCCCAAGAACACCTGGAGTGGTTTCGCAAATGGGATCGAGTTGAGCAGTACAGTTTCAAGGATCAGGTATTTGTAAACTATTTCCAGGGAGGCAGGCTCAATGCCTCATTCAACTGCTTGGACCGTCATCTTAAAACCTGGCGCAAAAACAAAGCAGCCATAATCTGGCAGGGAGAGCCTTTGGAAGAGTCCAGGACCCTAACCTACCAACAACTTCACCACCAGGTGTGCCGCTTTGCCAATGCGCTAAAAAAACTGGGAGTCAAAAAAGGTGACAGGGTTTCCATATATCTGCCCATGATTCCTGAGCTTCCCATTGCCATGTTGGCCTGTGCCCGCATAGGAGCCGTCCACAGCGTTGTGTTCGGAGGTTTCAGCGCTGAATCCCTCAGGGACAGAATCCTGGATGCAGGTGCCCAGACCCTGATCACCAGTAATTACGGCTTCAGGGCAGGCCGGCTTCTGGAGAGCAAGCGCATAGCAGATCAGGCCCTGGAGCAGTGCCCTGGAATCAAACATTGCGTGGTTGTGCGCAGGCTGGATAGGCAGACCCCCATGAGGGAAGGAAGGGATTTCTGGTGGGATGAGCTGTGTTGCCACAGCTCCGAGCGTGCCCATCCAGAGCCCATGGAGGCCGAGGACCCCCTCTTTATCCTCTATACCAGCGGCAGCACCGGCAAGCCCAAAGGTGTGCTTCACACCACAGCAGGATATCTTCTCTATGCAGCTCTTACTTTCCAGTACGTCTTCGATTACAGGGATGAGGATCTTTTTTGGTGTACCGCAGACATAGGTTGGATCACGGGGCACAGCTATATCGTGTATGGGCCCCTGGCCTGCGGGGCCACCAGCCTCATGTTTGAGGGTGTGCCCAACTACCCCGAGCCAGATCGCTTTTGGGAGATAGTGGAAAAATATAAGGTGAACATCCTTTACACCGCCCCCACTGCCATTAGGGCCATGATGAGAGACGGGGAAAAATGGCCTGAGCGCAGGGATCTTAGTTCTCTTAGGCTCCTGGGGACCGTGGGAGAACCCATAAACCCCGAGGCATGGCTTTGGTATTACAAGGTCATAGGCAAAGAGCGCTGTCCCATAGTGGACACCTGGTGGCAAACAGAAACCGGAGGAATTCTCATAACGCCCCTTCCCGGGGCTGTGCCCCAGAAACCAGGTTCTGCCACCCTTCCCTTCTTTGGGGTAGACCCGGTGGTCATAAGGCAGGACGGAAGCGAGGCGCAAGCAAATGAGGGCGGATACCTCATGATAAGAAGGCCCTGGCCCGGAATCATGAGGGGAGTTTTTGGAGATCCAGATCGCTTCCGCCAGACCTATTTTGTGCAGTATCCTGGCATGTATTTTACTGGGGACGGGGCCAGGCGGGATGAAGATGGGTATTTTTGGCTCATGGGCCGGGTGGACGATGTTTTGAATGTTTCAGGGCACAGGCTGGGCACCGCTGAAATAGAAAGCGCCCTTGTGGCCCACCCCTTGGTGGCAGAAGCCGCGGTGGTAGGTTTTCCCCACGACATCAAGGGCCAAGGCATTTATGCTTTTGTCACATTGAAACACGGAGTGGAGCCCACCGAGGAGCTCAAAAAAGAATTGGTTCAACATGTTAGAAAGGAGATCGGACCTATCGCTACCCCGGACAAGCTCCATTTTGCCGAAGCCCTTCCCAAGACAAGGAGCGGGAAAATAATGCGCAGGATTCTGAGGAAGATAGCCGAGGGGGCCATCGGGGAGTTGGGAGACACCAGCACCCTGGCAGACCCCACAGTGGTGGAAACACTGGTCAAGGCGAGGCTGTGAGCTTGACAGTAAAGAAGCGGGTTTGAGCTCTTGTTCTGGGCGCCGTGGTGGAGGGGTGTAATGTATTAACAGCTTTGGGTTGAATGGTTTTTGGGGGGGTCCAGGGCCATGCTGCAGGGGTTTGAGAATGTGAGGTGAGCCTGGCGCGAATCACCATGATCCAGGCCATGGGCAGCACTTGGAGCCTTGGCATCAGAGAACATTTGCAGAGCCTGCGGCCAGCATATGGGAGTTGCTTGCCGTTGGGGAGCTTCTTTCAGCTTGACATACCTGAGAATTTCTTTATAGTTAAATCTTTAGCGTTTTGCAAACATAGAGGTCTGCCTCTGGCGCAAGTCAAAAAATGGAAAGCTTGGTATTTTCGGTCAAGCAAATCAAGGCCGAGGGCATTTCTGGACACAGGTCCTTGGCTCCCTCTTGGTTTTCGCTTCCTCCTGGAGCCGACGACCCGGTGAGACCCATCACATTGGACAGACCAGTGGAGGTGGATTTTGCTGTTGTTCCTTTTGGAAGGGATCTCAGGGTGGATTTGAGCGTCAACACAGTGGCCTTGCTCAGTTGTTCACGTTGCTTGAGATCATTCCCCTTTCGGGTTGCTGTTGAGGGCAGGTTTACCCTGTGTAGGCTCTCGTCTGAAGTTGCTGCCAAGGAGGAGTTGGAGCTTAGCCTAGTTGATCTGGATACTGGATACTTCGAAGGCGAAGAGATAGATCTCTCTGAACTGGTTCACGAGCAAATAGTTTTATCTTTTCCTATGAAACCGTTGTGCCACGAGGAGTGCAGGGGTCTGTGCCCCAAGTGCGGGGCGGACCGAAACCTGGAGCCCTGCCAATGTAAGGGCTCTAGGATGGACCCTCGATGGGAACCATTGCTCAAGCTCAGGAGATGAGCCCTCGTGTGCACCGACACGTGAGAAAGGAAGACTCATGGCAGTACCTAAGAGAAGACAATCCAGAACACGTCGGGACAAGAGGAGATCCCACGATCATCTTGCTTCACCCGCCGTCTCCACCTGTCCACAGTGCAGCGAACCCAGGGCCCCGCACCGCGCCTGTCCCAAGTGCGGTTTTTATAAGGGTAGAGAGGTTCTGCAGGTGAAATGAAAATTAGCCAGGCCCTTGATTCGGGGCCAATCCCACAAGCAGGGTGATTTCGTGAATAAAGTCTGCATAAAAGGAACAGGGTCCTTTGTACCCGAGCGGGTGATCCCCAATTCTTTTTTCGAGGGCATTGTTGAGACCAGCGATGAGTGGATCAGGACAAGGACGGGGATACAGGAAAGAAGAATGATTAACCCCGGCCAGGCACTTACCGACATGGCGGCCCCGGCAGCAGAGAGCGCCTTGGAAATGGCTGGTCTGAGGCCCGAAGAAATTGAATTGATAGTCGTGGGCACAGTATCGGCCGACATGATTACTCCTTCGGCAGCCTGCGTTCTCCAGCACCGGCTGGGAGCTTACAAGGCTGTGGCATTCGATGTGAACGCAGCCTGTCCGGGTTTCATCTACTCGCTGGCGGTGGCACATCGGTTTATCCAGGACAACACCTTCCGCAATGCCTTGGTGGTGGGCGGCGAGGTGATTTCCAATCGCATAGACTATCAGGACAGAAGCACCTGCGTGCTTTTTGGAGATGGAGCAGGCGCCGTTGTCTTGGGCCCCTCCAATGGCAACGGTGACGGCGAGATCCTCTCCACTCACCTTTATTCGGATGGGAGCCTGTGGGAATTACTCCAGTTGCCCGGAGGCGGTTCTCGGAATCCGCCCAGCCACCAGATGCTGGACCAGGGCCTTCACTACTTGCGGATGCAAGGCAATGAGGTGTTCAAGCATGCGGTTCGCAGCATGGTGGAGGCTGGGCAGGAGGCCATGCAGAAAAATGGAGTGAGCCCCCAGGATCTGGACTGGTTCATTCCCCACCAGGCCAATTTGAGGATAATGGAGGTGGTTGCCAAGCGGTTGGAGATACCACCTGAGAAGGTAATCGTAACGGTGCACAAGTACGGAAATACCTCGGCGGCCTCCATTCCCACAGCCCTGGATGAAGGAGTACGAAGCGGCAAGATACGAAGGGGGGATCTTATCCTGGTGGATTCTTTCGGGGCTGGCTTCACCTGGGGCTCAGGTCTGTTCAGATTTTGAGAAGGATATAGAGCAGGGTCTTTTTAAGGGAGGTTCGGGTTAGATGGCCAAGAGTGTGGGACTGCTTTTCCCTGGGCAAGGTTCCCAATATGTGGGTATGGGTAAACAACTTCTGGAACAGTTCCCTGTGGCCAGAAGAATTTTTCAGGAGGCCAGCGACGTTCTCGGTGAGGACATGACCCAACTCTGTTTGGAAGGCCCCGAGGATCGCCTTCGTTTGACCGCCAATGCCCAGCCGGCCATTTTGAGCCTGAGCATAGCAGCTTACAGAGTTGCAGTGGAAGAATTGGGAATTGCCCCAGCGTGCGCTGCCGGGCATTCCCTGGGCGAATACTCGGCCCTTGTGGCCTCAGGAGCCATGAGTTTTTCCGAGGCGGTCCTGGCTGTAAGGAAAAGAGGACAATTCATGCAGGAAGCGGTTCCTCAAGGCCAAGGGGCCATGGCTGCAATTTTAGGCATGGATGCCCAGGAAGTGGACCGTATATGCGCAGAGGAGGCGGGCCAGGAAATCGTTGTGGCAGCCAACTACAATGGACCGGGCCAGGTAGTGGTATCTGGACATGCTTCGGCCGTAGAAAGAGTGGGGAAGGCCGCAAAACTAAGAGGCGCCAAGAAGGTCGTGGCCTTGCCAGTAAGCGCTCCTTTCCATTCTCCCCTTCTTGCCCCGGCTGGAGAAAAGCTTCGGGAAGTGCTCAAAGGCATGAACTTTAGGGATCCAGTCTTCCCTGTAATTTCCAATGTGGATGCAGCGCCTTATCCTTGTGCCAGTGCAATTGTGGACATCTTGTCCCGACAGGTCAGCCACCCTGTCAGGTGGGAAGAGAGCATGAGACTGATGGCCTCTTGGGCAGTAGAGGTGGCGGTGGAACTGGGACCCAAGAAGGTGCTGGTGGGACTCCTCAAGAGGATCGCACCTCAGATACTCCCAGTGCAGATGGAGGATGGGGAGGGCCTCCAGGAGCTGGCCAAGGCCCTGGGATGAGAGGATGGAGATGGATTTTGGGCTCATGAGTCTTTCTGAACAGGTGGCCCTGGTTACCGGGGGATCCAGAGGCATCGGGAGGGCCATAAGCCTGCTGCTGGCCAGTGCCGGTGCACATGTGGTGATCAACTGTCAGAGTTCCCAGGCCGCTGCTCAAGAGGTGGCCGAGCAGATACGCTCAAAGGGGGGCAGTTGTGATGTCAAGCCCTTTGACGTAGCAGACCCAGAGCAGGTTCAATCGGCCTGTCAGGAGATTCAAAAACAATACGGCAACATAGATGTACTGGTAAACAATGCCGGGATTACCAGGGACCAGCTCTTCGTACGGATGAAGTCCGAGGAATGGCGTCAGGTGATGCAGGTGAATCTGGAGGGAGCTTTCAATTGCAGC
The sequence above is drawn from the bacterium genome and encodes:
- a CDS encoding response regulator — encoded protein: MSKKILIVDDDELILIALSELLRPQGYEVHTIGKPLEALERLEKESFDLLLLDVIMPEMDGFELCRRIREKEIQKDTPIIFLTAKSKDEDREKALEVGANLFLSKPISPDRLLALISQALG
- a CDS encoding AAA family ATPase, with translation MRLLFMGSTGDHAGRSLVAWAFARALLQRGLRVGFLKPLFPRPDSEQQRHQDEDCELFREVLCCKEPLESTCPFFQGKNGSGRLPTEEVAQRLAHILESSSLETDLMLILGSREIFLDDPASPISDLSLVQALNAELVLVTRFLDLPRTVYSLLSVLSLLGSRVKAVVVNRIPSQQMQEISQGIRARLSGREMPILFFVPDDPLISARTLAEVVKATRGEMLLGQHKAGELVTGWSMGAGHLLSGEMALFKRFYNRILLLGPQDPDIEGTARPVGIILTSGRRPPSVVLEAAKRMDIPLVLSFQDTFATLEKLEGAAPRLSAQSETRAERMGRWLAAGGRLEELWSSLGLAGSQAGQLSPKPGI
- a CDS encoding DUF177 domain-containing protein translates to MESLVFSVKQIKAEGISGHRSLAPSWFSLPPGADDPVRPITLDRPVEVDFAVVPFGRDLRVDLSVNTVALLSCSRCLRSFPFRVAVEGRFTLCRLSSEVAAKEELELSLVDLDTGYFEGEEIDLSELVHEQIVLSFPMKPLCHEECRGLCPKCGADRNLEPCQCKGSRMDPRWEPLLKLRR
- the fabG gene encoding 3-oxoacyl-[acyl-carrier-protein] reductase, yielding MEMDFGLMSLSEQVALVTGGSRGIGRAISLLLASAGAHVVINCQSSQAAAQEVAEQIRSKGGSCDVKPFDVADPEQVQSACQEIQKQYGNIDVLVNNAGITRDQLFVRMKSEEWRQVMQVNLEGAFNCSRAVARSMMKKKRGCIVNMASVAGLSGNAGQANYSASKAGLIGFTKALAKELAPWNIRVNAVCPGFIATEMTDKLPEKVKEQVLGSIPLARFGTPEDVAWVVFFLASPVSHYITGEVINVSGGLYI
- the rpmF gene encoding 50S ribosomal protein L32, producing the protein MAVPKRRQSRTRRDKRRSHDHLASPAVSTCPQCSEPRAPHRACPKCGFYKGREVLQVK
- a CDS encoding beta-ketoacyl-ACP synthase III, whose amino-acid sequence is MNKVCIKGTGSFVPERVIPNSFFEGIVETSDEWIRTRTGIQERRMINPGQALTDMAAPAAESALEMAGLRPEEIELIVVGTVSADMITPSAACVLQHRLGAYKAVAFDVNAACPGFIYSLAVAHRFIQDNTFRNALVVGGEVISNRIDYQDRSTCVLFGDGAGAVVLGPSNGNGDGEILSTHLYSDGSLWELLQLPGGGSRNPPSHQMLDQGLHYLRMQGNEVFKHAVRSMVEAGQEAMQKNGVSPQDLDWFIPHQANLRIMEVVAKRLEIPPEKVIVTVHKYGNTSAASIPTALDEGVRSGKIRRGDLILVDSFGAGFTWGSGLFRF
- the fabD gene encoding ACP S-malonyltransferase: MAKSVGLLFPGQGSQYVGMGKQLLEQFPVARRIFQEASDVLGEDMTQLCLEGPEDRLRLTANAQPAILSLSIAAYRVAVEELGIAPACAAGHSLGEYSALVASGAMSFSEAVLAVRKRGQFMQEAVPQGQGAMAAILGMDAQEVDRICAEEAGQEIVVAANYNGPGQVVVSGHASAVERVGKAAKLRGAKKVVALPVSAPFHSPLLAPAGEKLREVLKGMNFRDPVFPVISNVDAAPYPCASAIVDILSRQVSHPVRWEESMRLMASWAVEVAVELGPKKVLVGLLKRIAPQILPVQMEDGEGLQELAKALG
- the acs gene encoding acetate--CoA ligase, whose amino-acid sequence is MAEESRSAVESLYLEQRVFPPPSEFASKARVKSLEEYRSMYKRSMEDPEGFWAQMAQEHLEWFRKWDRVEQYSFKDQVFVNYFQGGRLNASFNCLDRHLKTWRKNKAAIIWQGEPLEESRTLTYQQLHHQVCRFANALKKLGVKKGDRVSIYLPMIPELPIAMLACARIGAVHSVVFGGFSAESLRDRILDAGAQTLITSNYGFRAGRLLESKRIADQALEQCPGIKHCVVVRRLDRQTPMREGRDFWWDELCCHSSERAHPEPMEAEDPLFILYTSGSTGKPKGVLHTTAGYLLYAALTFQYVFDYRDEDLFWCTADIGWITGHSYIVYGPLACGATSLMFEGVPNYPEPDRFWEIVEKYKVNILYTAPTAIRAMMRDGEKWPERRDLSSLRLLGTVGEPINPEAWLWYYKVIGKERCPIVDTWWQTETGGILITPLPGAVPQKPGSATLPFFGVDPVVIRQDGSEAQANEGGYLMIRRPWPGIMRGVFGDPDRFRQTYFVQYPGMYFTGDGARRDEDGYFWLMGRVDDVLNVSGHRLGTAEIESALVAHPLVAEAAVVGFPHDIKGQGIYAFVTLKHGVEPTEELKKELVQHVRKEIGPIATPDKLHFAEALPKTRSGKIMRRILRKIAEGAIGELGDTSTLADPTVVETLVKARL